The DNA sequence GAGGTTTTTTTCGGGGGAATGCTTCACCTTACTACATTTTCCCTTTTATTAAAAGTACTCTTCGGCCTGGGCATGCTCTTTATCATTGCCTTCGGCGTCCGTGATTTCCCGATACGGCATAATGAAAAAGGCTGGGGCGACTATTTTTCTTTATTAGCTGCTGTGCTGCTGGGCCTGAATCTTATGGTAATGGCCGGTAACCTGCTCATGGTTTTCCTTTCCATCGAAATGGTGTCGATCTGTTCTTATATCCTTGTCGGGTATACGACCCGCGAACGGCTTCCTGCCGAAAGCGCTATGAAGTACGTCCTTTTCGGCGCGGTGTGTTCCGCGGTCATGTTATACGGCATCTCGCTGCTGTACGGCTTAACAGGGACCCTTCAGCTGAATAGCGACTTTGCCGCCAGCCTTGCTTCCGCTGCCCCCCTTGCAGTAAGCATGGCCGTTTTTACCACACTGGCAGGTTTTGGTTTCAAGCTGTCTATGTTTCCCTTGCATTTCTGGGTGCCTGATGTGTATGAAGGCAGCACCAATTCTGTGCTGGCCTTTTTATCGACGCTGCCAAAAGCCGCCGGGGCGGGCATTCTTATCCAGTTTATGCACGCGACTTACGGCTTTGATTGGGAAACCTGGCTGGCCGTATTTTCGATAATCACCATGACCATCGGCAATTTTCAGGCACTCTGGCAGGACAACCTGAAGCGTATGCTGGCGTATTCCTCCATTGGCCACTCCGGTTTCCTCCTGATGGGATTAGCGGCTTTTTCTCAAACCGGCGAAAAGGCGGTGTTTTACTACCTGGTGATCTATACCCTGGCCAATATCGGCGCCTTCGTGATCATTGGCCTCCTGGCGGGTATTC is a window from the Anseongella ginsenosidimutans genome containing:
- a CDS encoding NADH-quinone oxidoreductase subunit N; the protein is MKELLPYINKSVEEVLGSLSFFLPELLLGVLFLLLILIDLFLGKKFKNSSPLIAFAGILIITLLTLPQFEHAGEVFFGGMLHLTTFSLLLKVLFGLGMLFIIAFGVRDFPIRHNEKGWGDYFSLLAAVLLGLNLMVMAGNLLMVFLSIEMVSICSYILVGYTTRERLPAESAMKYVLFGAVCSAVMLYGISLLYGLTGTLQLNSDFAASLASAAPLAVSMAVFTTLAGFGFKLSMFPLHFWVPDVYEGSTNSVLAFLSTLPKAAGAGILIQFMHATYGFDWETWLAVFSIITMTIGNFQALWQDNLKRMLAYSSIGHSGFLLMGLAAFSQTGEKAVFYYLVIYTLANIGAFVIIGLLAGILHSENVNSYKGLGFKMPVVSVCFVVLLMSLIGIPPAGGFVAKFLMFSAAYEGYTVNGNVLFILMLIAGAVNTVVALFYYLKIPLNLFLRKNEGIVVMARQHLLLKLVIVTLTVLTVILGIFPEAVMRYF